A stretch of the Duncaniella dubosii genome encodes the following:
- the ilvB gene encoding biosynthetic-type acetolactate synthase large subunit — protein MSERIKGSEALCRALLAEGVDTIFGYPGGQIMPFYDKLYDFSDKLHHILTRHEQGAVHAAQGYARVSGKVGVVSVTSGPAATNIITGVADANIDCTPLVVITGQVATNSLGTDAFQETDVIGITLPVTKWTYQIRTPEEIPWAVARAFYIASTGRPGAVVLDVTRDAQVGTMEWNYEKITYIRSYNPDPELQPGNMLSAASLLNRAERPMIIAGHGVMLSNAEADIIALAEKADIPVVSTLLGLSSVPSDHPLYKGMVGMHGNIGPNVNTNKADVILAVGLRFDDRVTGVIKGYAPDAKIIHVDIDCAEFNKNVKAHTTIHADAKKALKALLPLVNKSRHTDWLASFDRPEEVEREEVMKRELDPSDIGPDGAMRMGEVVRKISEASGNCGILVTDVGQNQMMAARYFKYTLPKSVLTSGGLGTMGFCLPAAIGAKIAAPEREVFAFMGDGGFQMTMQELGTMLAYNIGVKVIILNNDFLGNVRQWQAMFYNNRFSATPMVNPDFVTIAEAYGFHAERVACRAELDAAIARMMSHEGTYLLDVNIDPEDMVFPMVVPGAAVDDILINPTTKYQG, from the coding sequence ATGAGTGAACGAATCAAAGGTTCTGAAGCATTATGCCGCGCCCTGCTGGCTGAAGGTGTCGACACCATCTTCGGCTATCCGGGAGGCCAGATAATGCCTTTTTACGACAAGCTTTATGATTTTTCAGACAAGCTTCACCACATACTGACACGCCACGAACAGGGAGCGGTCCATGCGGCACAGGGCTATGCCCGCGTATCAGGCAAAGTAGGCGTGGTCTCAGTGACCTCGGGCCCGGCTGCCACAAATATCATCACCGGTGTGGCCGATGCAAATATCGACTGTACACCGTTGGTGGTCATTACCGGACAGGTGGCCACAAACTCACTGGGGACAGATGCTTTTCAGGAAACCGACGTGATAGGCATCACTCTACCTGTCACCAAATGGACCTACCAGATACGTACCCCGGAGGAAATTCCTTGGGCTGTCGCACGCGCATTCTACATTGCCTCGACCGGCCGTCCGGGAGCTGTCGTGCTCGACGTGACACGCGACGCGCAGGTGGGCACAATGGAATGGAATTACGAAAAAATCACATATATCCGCAGCTATAACCCGGATCCCGAACTCCAGCCCGGCAACATGCTCAGCGCAGCCTCACTGCTCAACCGCGCAGAGCGTCCTATGATCATCGCCGGTCACGGAGTCATGCTCTCAAACGCCGAAGCCGATATCATCGCACTTGCCGAAAAGGCCGATATCCCGGTAGTGTCGACTCTGCTCGGACTTTCATCTGTTCCTTCCGACCATCCACTTTACAAAGGAATGGTAGGAATGCACGGAAACATCGGCCCTAACGTCAATACCAACAAAGCCGATGTCATCCTTGCTGTCGGACTCCGTTTCGACGACCGTGTTACCGGTGTTATCAAAGGATATGCCCCGGATGCCAAAATCATCCACGTCGACATCGACTGCGCTGAATTCAATAAGAATGTAAAGGCCCACACCACCATCCACGCCGACGCAAAGAAGGCTCTAAAAGCACTACTTCCGCTCGTAAACAAGAGCCGTCATACCGACTGGCTTGCGTCGTTCGACAGACCTGAAGAAGTCGAACGCGAAGAGGTTATGAAGCGTGAGCTTGACCCGTCGGATATCGGACCTGACGGAGCGATGCGCATGGGAGAAGTGGTCCGTAAAATCTCGGAAGCATCCGGCAATTGCGGCATTCTCGTGACTGATGTCGGCCAGAACCAGATGATGGCTGCCCGCTACTTCAAATACACGCTTCCCAAAAGCGTGTTGACCTCAGGCGGCCTCGGGACAATGGGATTCTGCCTTCCGGCAGCAATCGGCGCGAAAATCGCAGCCCCGGAGCGAGAGGTATTCGCATTCATGGGCGACGGCGGTTTCCAGATGACCATGCAGGAACTCGGCACTATGCTTGCCTACAATATCGGGGTCAAGGTAATAATCCTCAACAATGATTTCCTTGGAAACGTAAGGCAGTGGCAGGCGATGTTCTACAACAACCGTTTCTCTGCCACGCCTATGGTCAACCCTGATTTTGTCACCATAGCCGAAGCCTACGGCTTCCATGCCGAACGGGTGGCATGCCGCGCCGAACTCGACGCAGCAATCGCCCGCATGATGAGCCACGAAGGCACTTATCTGCTTGATGTCAACATCGACCCTGAGGACATGGTTTTCCCAATGGTAGTCCCCGGCGCGGCAGTCGATGACATCTTAATAAATCCAACAACCAAATATCAAGGCTAA
- the ilvD gene encoding dihydroxy-acid dehydratase, translating to MSFPLKSAASTEGRRMAGARALWRANGMKDEQFGKPIIAIVNSFTQFVPGHTHLHEVGQVVKAEIEKQGCFAAEFNTIAIDDGIAMGHDGMLYSLPSRDMIADSIEYMVNAHKADAMVCISNCDKVTPGMLMAAMRLNIPAIFVSGGPMEAGDVNGRPVDLIDIMIDAADSTVSDEAVTELEQKGCPTCGSCSGMFTANSMNSLNEAIGLALPGNGTVVATHINRLQLFKKAAEMIVRNTYAYYRDGDESVLPRNIATRQAMLNAMTLDIAMGGSTNTVLHLLAVAHEAGADFTMDDIDSLSRHTPVLCKVAPNSHYHIQDVNRAGGILSIMKILSDAGLIDAGVKRVDSMTLAEAMDRYAIGGKDFDNHADELWKSAPGMKRTTELGKQMSYYSSLDSDRANGCIRDMEHAYVKDGGLAVLKGNIAQDGCVVKTAGVDESIFRFSGPAKVFTSQEAAVDGILRDKVKSGDVVVITYEGPKGGPGMQEMLYPTSYIKSKHLGKECALITDGRFSGGTSGLSIGHISPEAANGGNIGLVRDGDIIEIDIPARTINVRLTDEELDARRKEEEALGNKAFTPRDRDRKVSQALRAYASMVTSADKGGVRHLDD from the coding sequence ATGAGTTTTCCTTTGAAAAGCGCAGCAAGCACAGAGGGACGCCGAATGGCCGGTGCCCGTGCTCTCTGGCGCGCAAACGGCATGAAGGACGAACAATTCGGTAAGCCTATCATCGCAATTGTCAACTCGTTCACTCAATTTGTCCCCGGACATACTCATCTCCATGAAGTCGGACAGGTTGTAAAGGCCGAAATCGAGAAACAGGGCTGTTTCGCTGCCGAATTCAACACCATAGCCATTGACGACGGTATAGCAATGGGCCACGACGGCATGTTATACTCACTCCCGTCGCGCGACATGATTGCCGATTCAATCGAATATATGGTAAATGCCCACAAGGCCGACGCAATGGTCTGCATTTCAAACTGCGACAAAGTCACCCCGGGCATGCTGATGGCAGCCATGCGCCTCAATATTCCGGCAATATTCGTTTCAGGAGGCCCGATGGAAGCCGGTGATGTCAACGGCCGTCCCGTGGACCTCATCGACATAATGATTGACGCCGCCGACTCGACCGTCAGCGACGAAGCTGTGACAGAGCTTGAACAGAAAGGCTGTCCGACATGCGGCTCATGCTCCGGCATGTTCACCGCCAATTCCATGAACTCGCTCAACGAAGCCATCGGCCTCGCTCTTCCCGGCAACGGCACAGTCGTGGCCACCCACATCAACCGTCTGCAGCTGTTCAAAAAAGCGGCCGAAATGATTGTGCGCAACACGTATGCCTATTACCGCGACGGTGACGAAAGCGTACTCCCCCGTAACATAGCCACACGTCAGGCAATGCTCAACGCAATGACACTCGACATTGCAATGGGTGGATCGACAAACACCGTGCTCCATCTTCTGGCAGTCGCCCACGAAGCCGGTGCGGATTTCACGATGGATGACATCGACTCGCTATCGCGCCACACACCGGTGCTATGTAAAGTTGCTCCCAATTCCCACTACCATATTCAGGACGTAAACCGTGCAGGAGGAATCCTGTCGATCATGAAGATTCTTTCCGACGCAGGACTGATCGATGCCGGCGTTAAACGCGTCGACAGCATGACTCTTGCGGAAGCAATGGACAGATATGCCATCGGCGGCAAAGACTTCGACAATCATGCTGACGAACTCTGGAAAAGCGCCCCGGGAATGAAGCGCACCACCGAACTCGGAAAACAGATGAGCTACTACAGCTCTCTCGACTCCGACCGCGCGAACGGATGTATCCGCGACATGGAACATGCCTATGTGAAGGACGGCGGTCTCGCAGTGCTCAAAGGGAATATCGCACAAGACGGCTGCGTTGTCAAGACCGCAGGTGTCGATGAAAGCATATTCCGTTTCAGCGGTCCGGCTAAAGTTTTCACCTCGCAGGAGGCCGCAGTCGACGGAATTCTCCGCGACAAGGTTAAAAGCGGAGATGTCGTAGTCATAACCTATGAAGGCCCAAAGGGAGGCCCGGGAATGCAGGAGATGCTCTATCCCACTTCCTATATCAAGAGCAAACATCTTGGCAAAGAGTGCGCGCTCATCACCGACGGCCGTTTTTCGGGAGGCACATCAGGTCTCTCCATTGGCCACATTTCGCCCGAAGCTGCCAACGGCGGCAATATCGGACTTGTCAGGGACGGCGACATTATCGAAATCGACATTCCCGCACGAACCATCAACGTCAGACTGACTGACGAAGAGCTTGACGCACGACGCAAGGAAGAGGAAGCCCTCGGCAACAAGGCATTCACCCCACGTGACCGTGACCGAAAAGTGTCTCAGGCTCTCCGCGCCTACGCATCGATGGTCACATCTGCTGACAAAGGCGGAGTCAGACATCTCGACGACTGA
- a CDS encoding fimbrillin family protein codes for MSDNNNAAPYPTFEVEFESSWVKGTVVSRNTDSDISIKKIDDGGFGTQMYLISESETLNDKPDKSLRMSRGTTVTAETFPKTFGLSAICYNSTTEAADLSDFTANFACNTSVSATGDQWTASDKLSWPGSGRIRFMAYAPYATTDNGIVHTASGTHPAIDFTVNGDVASQTDLLTASTDLAGSGTPTVGLKFGHALAAITIRTGDAMLAGDITKATISGIHGSGRLTLSNGSWSVSGEPAASYSADIALRLYDTDDNKLNSSPGLNIAGGKDSEGKNDGLTFFMIPQELTSSAKLTLEFTDKLTNTKRTLTAKLGGKDKSWEAGKLYTYSVSSTGVVVTPIVEFAQNIADNTEFKFDSIVPFSGIIRNLKLTSYVRVTQEGAETKEVDAPIRILASTDDGKSWQEALWESDDITVADKKVLQPRVNTGSLILPAQPLFTELQAAKFPDRKFNTEMKDLSEQESANCYMIHRPGCYKFSTVYGNSMKNGTANKSAYTINRSAPNAEHGMKFYADHANNEITTPYIKQQAGPLKDAFVLWSDSPGLIDQVELDKNGDYISFRLSKHSIAQGNAVIALRNEKGDIVWSWHIWVTDYDWTSNRITTIGADKKTYIFPQSTLGYCDSHAAAAERKMKIKFEFDLSALKCGTISKEISRTQHGIIASLAGDNTYYQWGRKDPMVAGVYDKPDHLYYRNGMTGEFTMLNKRVFDYNTDFKFSRSERDNGMSLGEAIRYPHHFVLGTGDYRQHWHNPSGTTYLDSDGNMYNAWNSTSSFGGSAGSSNEKNSQPVTKTIYDPSPAGYHIAPANAFSGFVRPNSGNYMNDCCYENNKITWDSNSRCWTFHSNSDGTGDEVKLYATGMRDMNVPDINKIPSELKGTTWAAYSMITYLCSSNLNSSKQTLIFYLDNRASNFGSWTGVLSGGRNFGSCTGSNNSYGITVWPIAD; via the coding sequence ATGTCAGACAATAATAATGCTGCGCCCTATCCCACCTTTGAAGTCGAATTTGAATCGTCATGGGTGAAAGGCACTGTTGTGTCAAGAAATACAGATTCCGACATTTCCATCAAAAAAATTGACGACGGCGGGTTTGGGACACAAATGTATCTTATCTCGGAATCCGAAACACTCAACGACAAGCCGGATAAGAGCCTCCGGATGTCACGAGGCACAACAGTCACCGCCGAAACCTTTCCCAAGACATTCGGCCTCTCAGCCATCTGCTACAACAGCACTACAGAGGCCGCCGACCTTTCAGACTTCACAGCAAACTTTGCCTGTAATACATCCGTAAGTGCCACCGGCGACCAATGGACTGCATCCGACAAACTATCGTGGCCCGGTTCAGGACGGATACGTTTCATGGCATACGCACCCTATGCGACCACCGATAACGGAATAGTCCATACCGCATCAGGCACACACCCTGCCATTGATTTCACAGTAAATGGCGATGTCGCGTCCCAGACCGACCTGCTTACCGCCTCTACCGACCTTGCAGGAAGCGGGACTCCGACTGTCGGACTTAAGTTCGGCCATGCCTTGGCCGCGATAACGATTCGCACCGGCGATGCAATGCTTGCGGGCGATATCACAAAAGCAACCATTTCAGGCATCCACGGAAGTGGCAGACTCACGCTCTCGAACGGCAGCTGGAGTGTTTCCGGCGAGCCGGCCGCCTCATATTCCGCAGACATAGCATTAAGGCTTTATGACACTGACGACAATAAGCTGAATTCATCACCCGGACTTAACATAGCCGGAGGCAAGGACAGCGAAGGGAAAAACGACGGGCTGACTTTCTTCATGATACCGCAAGAGCTCACAAGCTCGGCAAAACTCACCCTTGAATTCACTGACAAACTGACAAATACCAAACGCACGCTCACAGCCAAGCTCGGAGGCAAAGACAAGTCATGGGAAGCCGGAAAACTTTACACATATTCTGTTTCCTCGACAGGAGTTGTCGTAACTCCGATTGTAGAATTTGCACAAAACATCGCCGACAACACAGAGTTTAAGTTTGATTCGATTGTCCCCTTCTCGGGTATCATACGCAATCTTAAACTCACATCCTACGTTAGAGTGACACAGGAAGGAGCTGAAACCAAAGAAGTGGATGCCCCTATAAGGATTCTTGCATCGACCGACGACGGCAAGTCATGGCAGGAAGCCCTGTGGGAATCCGACGATATCACTGTTGCCGATAAAAAAGTGTTGCAGCCACGCGTTAATACAGGGTCGCTGATTCTTCCGGCACAGCCTTTGTTTACAGAACTACAGGCGGCAAAATTTCCTGACAGAAAATTCAATACGGAAATGAAAGACCTTTCGGAGCAAGAATCAGCCAACTGCTACATGATCCACCGGCCCGGCTGCTATAAGTTCTCGACCGTCTATGGCAACTCCATGAAAAACGGGACAGCAAACAAGAGTGCCTATACTATAAACCGCTCGGCTCCCAACGCCGAACACGGCATGAAATTCTATGCGGACCATGCTAACAACGAAATCACAACCCCATACATAAAACAGCAGGCAGGCCCGCTGAAAGATGCCTTCGTCCTATGGTCTGATTCTCCGGGACTAATCGATCAAGTGGAACTTGACAAGAACGGAGACTATATTAGTTTCCGTCTAAGCAAGCATTCTATCGCTCAGGGAAATGCGGTTATCGCACTTCGAAATGAAAAAGGAGATATTGTTTGGAGCTGGCATATATGGGTGACCGACTATGACTGGACTTCAAACCGCATAACCACCATCGGGGCTGATAAAAAAACGTATATATTCCCCCAAAGCACCCTTGGCTATTGCGACAGTCATGCCGCCGCTGCCGAACGCAAAATGAAGATAAAATTCGAGTTTGACCTCTCAGCTCTTAAATGCGGGACTATAAGCAAAGAAATCAGCCGTACACAACATGGGATTATCGCATCGCTGGCCGGCGACAACACTTATTACCAATGGGGACGAAAAGACCCTATGGTCGCCGGTGTATATGACAAGCCGGACCATTTATATTATAGAAATGGCATGACAGGCGAATTCACGATGCTTAACAAAAGGGTGTTTGACTATAATACCGACTTTAAATTCTCACGCTCAGAACGCGATAACGGAATGAGCCTCGGAGAAGCCATTCGATATCCACACCATTTTGTCTTAGGTACAGGAGACTACCGTCAGCACTGGCATAATCCGTCAGGGACAACATACCTCGATTCCGATGGAAACATGTATAACGCTTGGAATTCTACATCATCTTTTGGAGGGAGTGCGGGGAGTTCTAATGAAAAGAACTCCCAGCCTGTCACCAAAACAATATATGACCCCTCTCCGGCAGGCTATCATATCGCTCCTGCAAACGCTTTTTCAGGTTTTGTAAGACCTAACAGCGGCAATTATATGAATGATTGTTGCTATGAAAATAATAAAATAACATGGGACAGCAATTCCAGATGCTGGACTTTTCATAGCAATTCCGATGGCACCGGAGATGAAGTCAAGCTATATGCCACGGGTATGAGGGACATGAATGTACCAGACATTAATAAAATACCGTCTGAACTCAAAGGAACGACATGGGCTGCATATAGTATGATCACCTATCTATGTTCCTCGAACCTCAATAGCAGCAAACAGACATTGATATTCTATCTTGACAACCGTGCATCCAACTTCGGAAGTTGGACAGGAGTCCTTAGCGGAGGCCGAAATTTTGGATCGTGTACAGGCTCCAATAACTCATATGGCATCACAGTCTGGCCAATCGCTGATTAA
- a CDS encoding fimbrillin family protein, producing the protein MNTKLSFLGVAVLLLTSACSEDSVELVNNGSEITFNTSISRAMNLDKSNLESFKVWAFSDITDSAPFIDGQTATKVNGKEYFTFSNSIFWPSDVNTLNFWAVAPATIKGIGQDGSGKKLRIDDYSPDTVPTKQLDLIVAQTTAQLSKGTSVSLEFRHALSQIIINASEGTKGDETKNIKIKGVWVVNPSGKENLSTTDGSDLIWSTNSSKKAQYGIEFTTPRQLDHTSTALLDAENKTNLLLIPQQLKAWEGKSNPTNATEGAYILFLCRVEAIHPGAEHVGGGDDAIKSDTENNRHIHQLFPYTTKFDEYEYGYTCVPIDTKWEAGKRYIYNLSFCGATSGAGIYPPTGSLDEKPDGNGEYKYIKIPAQGKYAGDPVLDNPIRFTVTVSDWVDAGGSTDGWTDGNIDMN; encoded by the coding sequence ATGAACACTAAATTATCTTTTCTCGGGGTGGCAGTGCTTTTGTTGACCTCTGCGTGTTCCGAGGACAGTGTAGAGCTGGTCAACAATGGTTCGGAAATCACCTTCAACACCAGCATCAGCCGTGCAATGAACCTCGATAAGTCGAACCTTGAATCTTTTAAAGTATGGGCTTTCTCTGACATTACGGACAGCGCACCTTTTATCGATGGTCAAACTGCTACCAAAGTAAATGGTAAAGAATATTTCACATTCAGCAATTCAATATTCTGGCCATCAGATGTGAATACTCTTAATTTCTGGGCTGTAGCACCGGCAACCATCAAAGGTATAGGCCAAGATGGCAGCGGAAAAAAGCTGAGAATTGATGATTATAGCCCCGATACCGTCCCGACAAAACAACTGGATTTAATAGTTGCCCAAACTACAGCACAGCTGTCAAAAGGAACTTCTGTATCCTTAGAATTTCGTCATGCCTTGTCTCAAATCATCATAAATGCCTCTGAGGGAACGAAAGGCGACGAGACAAAGAACATCAAAATCAAAGGTGTCTGGGTTGTCAATCCGTCAGGTAAAGAAAACTTATCAACAACAGATGGAAGTGATCTAATCTGGTCTACCAACTCTTCAAAAAAAGCACAATACGGCATCGAATTCACCACACCTCGTCAACTTGACCACACTTCTACAGCCCTATTGGATGCCGAAAACAAGACCAATTTATTGCTAATTCCACAGCAACTCAAGGCATGGGAAGGAAAATCAAATCCGACCAACGCCACTGAAGGCGCATACATATTATTCCTTTGCCGTGTTGAAGCCATCCATCCCGGAGCTGAACATGTAGGAGGCGGTGATGATGCCATAAAATCAGATACCGAAAATAACCGACACATTCATCAGCTTTTCCCTTACACTACTAAATTTGATGAATATGAATATGGATATACCTGCGTTCCAATCGATACTAAATGGGAAGCCGGGAAACGCTATATTTATAATCTCTCTTTCTGTGGTGCGACAAGCGGTGCGGGCATCTATCCTCCTACCGGAAGTCTGGACGAAAAACCCGACGGAAATGGCGAGTATAAATATATCAAGATTCCGGCGCAAGGAAAATACGCAGGCGACCCCGTGCTTGATAACCCCATCAGATTTACTGTAACTGTTTCCGATTGGGTTGATGCCGGAGGCTCAACCGACGGCTGGACCGATGGTAATATAGACATGAACTAA
- a CDS encoding DUF5119 domain-containing protein, translating into MKFLSRQAAVSFILYLGLMQTSCDHRELCFDHTHWTDLKVKFDWSAQPDATPKTMVLYLFPIDGEKPLRYEFSDVNGSAIRVPAGGYNAAVFNGCTESIVESGATFDDFVLTTDVENILAPMSRNPLPEPPRFDAVKDEPVKASPDMIWADMMENISVTMSQGQAIKFTPVESTVTYKIILTGVTNLTPSLGISGAISTMSENFSPAMKNHTGRNVTVPIALSMTAPSTIEGSVTLFGHCPTSEQQHIFTLYTSDKHYYNFNVTSQIHDAPDQRRITIIIDGIKLPEQNESGGMFPSVSDWTEDVYLDVDMS; encoded by the coding sequence ATGAAATTTCTATCGCGTCAGGCGGCTGTCAGCTTTATCCTATACCTCGGTCTCATGCAGACATCGTGCGACCACCGTGAACTATGTTTCGACCACACACACTGGACCGACCTTAAAGTGAAATTCGATTGGAGCGCCCAGCCGGATGCCACACCAAAAACGATGGTGCTGTATCTTTTTCCCATAGACGGAGAAAAGCCATTGCGCTATGAATTTTCCGACGTGAACGGCTCTGCCATCCGCGTTCCCGCAGGTGGATATAATGCAGCAGTATTCAACGGATGCACCGAATCAATCGTTGAAAGCGGCGCTACATTCGATGACTTCGTGCTCACGACCGATGTTGAAAATATCCTTGCACCCATGAGCCGCAATCCCCTGCCCGAGCCTCCACGCTTCGACGCCGTGAAAGACGAACCAGTAAAAGCGTCACCAGATATGATATGGGCAGACATGATGGAAAACATATCAGTCACCATGAGCCAAGGACAAGCCATCAAGTTCACTCCTGTCGAATCGACTGTCACGTATAAAATAATACTTACAGGGGTAACCAATCTGACACCCTCGCTTGGTATAAGCGGAGCAATCTCCACAATGTCTGAAAATTTCAGCCCTGCCATGAAAAACCATACCGGCAGAAACGTGACCGTCCCTATAGCGTTGTCTATGACCGCACCTTCGACAATCGAAGGATCTGTCACTCTGTTTGGCCATTGCCCGACATCCGAACAGCAACATATATTTACACTATACACATCCGACAAACACTACTATAACTTCAATGTTACGTCGCAGATTCATGATGCACCCGACCAACGGAGAATCACAATCATAATCGACGGTATCAAACTGCCTGAACAGAACGAAAGCGGTGGCATGTTTCCGTCTGTCAGCGACTGGACCGAGGACGTATATTTGGATGTCGACATGAGCTGA
- a CDS encoding DUF3575 domain-containing protein codes for MGGAKSSSSNSERVFSEKIHFSTASSTIERNLVNNSFSIDNIARFLSEADTLRELSIEVIGSASPEGNHTYNISLAKKRASALCDYFRLPANTGIKTVIHNPASESSWPQLRYAEFRASFFPSKISDDNASVNDGDPDKNKNDISHTDGPPTISDDSSPNLQTDNKPENTPPPTISSSNSTRGPLHIIAGTNLLYDAALIPNIGIGICLNNRYTLWADWMYAWWSNRDKRKYWRIYGGDIEVRIQLGHGRSENPFSGHRIGAYASILTYDIQAGRSHTGIMGDKFNYAAGISYGYSLPISSRLNLDFSIGIGYMWGKYMKQHLVDTHDVWQSTHNRSWFGPTKAEIGLSWLIGDGNINTKSTRGDRK; via the coding sequence ATGGGGGGGGCAAAATCATCGTCTTCTAATTCAGAAAGGGTATTCTCTGAAAAAATACATTTTTCCACCGCTTCATCCACTATTGAGCGCAATTTAGTTAACAACAGTTTCAGCATCGACAACATAGCCCGCTTCCTATCCGAGGCCGATACTTTGCGGGAACTAAGCATAGAGGTCATAGGCTCTGCCTCTCCCGAAGGAAATCACACATATAATATATCTCTTGCTAAAAAAAGAGCTTCGGCCTTATGTGACTATTTCAGACTACCCGCCAATACCGGCATAAAGACTGTCATCCATAATCCGGCATCCGAATCTTCGTGGCCACAACTCAGATATGCCGAATTCCGCGCATCATTCTTCCCATCGAAAATTTCAGATGACAATGCCTCAGTGAATGACGGCGATCCTGACAAAAACAAGAATGACATATCGCACACAGACGGGCCACCGACAATAAGCGACGACAGCAGCCCGAACTTACAGACAGACAATAAACCTGAAAACACGCCACCTCCCACTATATCATCATCAAATTCCACCCGAGGGCCGTTACATATAATTGCCGGCACAAATCTGCTTTATGATGCCGCACTCATACCGAATATCGGTATCGGCATATGCCTCAACAACAGATACACACTCTGGGCCGACTGGATGTACGCATGGTGGAGCAACCGTGACAAACGCAAATACTGGAGAATTTACGGAGGTGACATAGAAGTCCGCATCCAGCTCGGACACGGCCGCAGTGAGAACCCGTTTTCAGGCCACCGCATCGGTGCATATGCCTCAATCCTGACCTATGACATTCAGGCCGGGCGGTCACATACCGGCATAATGGGCGACAAATTCAATTATGCAGCCGGCATCTCCTACGGCTATAGCCTCCCGATTTCCTCAAGGCTTAATCTCGACTTCTCGATAGGCATAGGCTACATGTGGGGCAAATACATGAAGCAACATCTTGTCGACACCCACGATGTCTGGCAATCAACACACAACCGGAGCTGGTTCGGCCCGACAAAAGCGGAAATAGGTCTGTCGTGGCTTATAGGTGACGGAAATATCAACACAAAAAGTACGAGAGGAGACCGCAAATGA
- the meaB gene encoding methylmalonyl Co-A mutase-associated GTPase MeaB, whose translation MEHIENDEQFGGLTVNKGVNQPPVVNPYLRPRRRRVLPNAGELVEGILKGDITTLARAVTLVESLSPEHQAIAQEVIEKCLPHSGNSRRIGITGVPGAGKSTSIDVFGLHVLKRGGKLAVLAIDPSSERTKGSILGDKTRMEKLSVHPDAFIRPSPSAGSLGGVARKTRETIVLCEAAGFNNIFVETVGVGQSETAVHSMVDFFLLIQLAGTGDELQGIKRGIMEMADGIVINKADGDNIQRAQLAQAQFRSALHLFPPTASGWRPEVLTYSGYFELGIPEVWDMIDRYFEFVDANGYFERKRSEQARYWMYETIDEQLRAHFYHNPEIERMLAEKEISVLNNQQSSFTAARDILDLYFKG comes from the coding sequence ATGGAACATATAGAAAACGATGAGCAGTTCGGCGGACTCACCGTCAACAAAGGTGTCAACCAGCCCCCTGTGGTCAATCCATATCTGCGTCCGCGCCGCAGACGTGTGCTCCCCAATGCCGGAGAACTCGTTGAAGGAATCCTTAAAGGCGACATCACCACACTCGCCCGTGCGGTCACACTCGTCGAGAGCCTGTCACCCGAACATCAGGCAATCGCACAGGAAGTCATTGAAAAATGCCTTCCCCATTCAGGCAATTCCCGCCGCATAGGCATCACCGGCGTACCCGGAGCAGGCAAAAGCACGTCGATCGATGTGTTCGGACTCCATGTGCTCAAACGCGGTGGCAAACTCGCCGTACTTGCAATCGACCCTTCGAGCGAGCGCACCAAAGGCAGCATCCTCGGCGACAAGACCCGAATGGAGAAACTTTCGGTACACCCCGATGCCTTCATCCGCCCCAGTCCGTCGGCAGGATCACTCGGAGGTGTGGCCCGGAAAACACGCGAGACCATAGTCCTATGCGAAGCTGCGGGCTTCAACAACATATTTGTCGAGACCGTAGGTGTCGGGCAAAGCGAGACCGCCGTGCATTCAATGGTCGATTTCTTCCTGCTGATTCAGCTTGCAGGCACAGGCGATGAACTTCAGGGAATCAAACGCGGCATCATGGAAATGGCCGACGGCATAGTCATCAACAAGGCCGACGGCGACAACATCCAGCGAGCGCAGCTCGCACAGGCCCAGTTCCGCAGCGCCCTGCATCTCTTTCCGCCTACCGCATCAGGATGGCGACCCGAAGTGCTGACTTATTCGGGCTACTTCGAGCTTGGCATCCCGGAAGTATGGGATATGATCGACCGCTACTTCGAATTTGTCGATGCCAACGGCTATTTCGAGCGAAAACGCAGTGAACAGGCCCGCTACTGGATGTATGAGACAATCGACGAACAGCTCCGCGCCCATTTCTATCACAATCCGGAAATAGAGCGCATGCTTGCAGAAAAGGAAATCAGTGTACTCAACAACCAGCAGTCGTCATTCACCGCCGCACGCGACATTCTCGACCTCTATTTCAAAGGTTAG